Proteins encoded in a region of the Cryomorphaceae bacterium genome:
- a CDS encoding tetratricopeptide repeat protein produces MSNKQQKAVEHLKEGRFEPALKLFNELIKSDNRNADLFSYRGTVYLNLKRKREALSDFNRAVELDAGYSYRYASRAFAKDALGDLAGAIADYEKAVELDPEDAIAHNNLGLLLEKQGNMPKAKQHFKTADDFASHFLGSENGQKHPKPGSDINLQPTKLKPDPKKLTGNLLWKQTLTIFSSRKEFNQFVSFIFRGLK; encoded by the coding sequence ATGTCGAACAAGCAACAAAAAGCCGTTGAACACCTGAAAGAAGGCCGGTTTGAGCCCGCCCTGAAATTATTCAACGAACTCATCAAGAGCGACAATCGCAACGCTGACCTCTTCAGTTATCGGGGTACAGTGTACCTCAACCTGAAACGAAAACGCGAAGCTTTGTCGGATTTTAACCGGGCCGTTGAGCTCGACGCTGGTTACAGCTACCGTTACGCCAGCAGAGCCTTTGCCAAAGACGCATTGGGAGATCTGGCCGGTGCCATTGCCGATTACGAAAAAGCGGTTGAACTGGACCCCGAAGACGCAATCGCGCACAACAACCTGGGTTTGCTTCTCGAAAAACAAGGTAACATGCCCAAGGCAAAGCAGCACTTTAAAACTGCCGATGACTTTGCCAGTCATTTTCTGGGGTCTGAAAACGGCCAAAAACACCCAAAGCCCGGTTCCGACATCAACCTGCAGCCCACCAAGCTCAAACCCGACCCGAAAAAACTTACCGGTAACCTCCTTTGGAAACAGACACTTACCATTTTCTCTTCCCGAAAAGAGTTCAATCAGTTTGTTTCCTTTATTTTCAGGGGCCTGAAATAA